ACGGAAAAATAAAAACGGTGGCGAAGATTAGCGAAGATGTTCCTGAAGGAGTCGTGATTCTCTACAAGGCATTTTGGGTTAGACTGCTCGGCTGGAATGTGAACTTCCTTACAAGCGATGAGACCGTTGAGAAATATGGAAACGCCTCAGCTTTTCATTCGACATGGGTAGAGGTGAAAAAGGTTTAACCAAATTTGTCCAAAAATGTTTTTATGCATTCTCTCCAATCTTCAAACGGTGAGGAATAATGAAAGTTTACAGAAGGGATAGGGAGTATCCTCAGGAATACAAAGAAGTTCTCGAGGAGTTGAGCACTGTTATTGATCCGATAAGCACGATGAATATACTCGATGCCGGTCTTTTAGCGGGACTTGACGTTAGTGATAACACCCTCAAGATATGGCTCGCCGTGGAGAGCAATGCATATTACAACATGATTGGGGGCGCTGCAATAGCTCATTCAAAGATAATTGGCGATATAATGGAACGCTTTGCCCTTGTGAAGTTTCCGAGGGTTTACATATATGACATGAAAAACAACCTCCTCGCAAAGTTTGAGAAGAAGTGAGGAAGATGGGATTTTTAGACTTCCTTAAAGAAAAGCCAAGAGGAAACCTGAGGGAGCTCCCTCCTGAGGTTAAAGAGGTCGTGGAGGAGCTTAGGAAAGTAAAAGACCCGGAAACGGAACTTAATATAGTGGACGAAGGGTTAGTGTATGGCCTAACTGTGGAGAATGAAAAGGTTATGGTATGGCTTCTCTTAGCGAGAACCACTCCAGAGTGCCACTTTTGTCAGGCGATTGCCATGAACGTGCAGAAGAGGATTATTAGAGACATCATTGGAGTATTAAGGGAAAAAGGTTTTAGGAGCGTTAAGGTGTATAATGAAATTGGACTTTTACTTGAGGAATGGAGGGATAAAGATGAGGGTTAAGGCGTTTAATGATCTGAAAAGAATTGGAGACGACAAGGTTACGGCCATCGGAATGGGTACATAGGGTGTAGGAGGCTGGGAGAGTCCGGACTACTCAAGGGATAGAGAACATGTAGAAGCCCTTAAATACGGGCTTGAGCTTGGAATGAACCTCATAGACACGGCGGAATTTTACGCCTCTGGCCACAGCGAAGAGCTCGTTGGAAAAGCCATAGAGGGGTTTGAAAGGGAAGATATTTTCATAGTGAGCAAAATCTGGCCCACCCATTTTGGATACGAGAGTGCCAAAAAAGCAGCAAGGGCAAGTGCAAAGAGACTTGGCACTTACATAGACCTCTATCTCCTTCACTGGCCTACTGAGGACTTCAGAAGAATAGAGGAAACCCTCCATGCTCTTGAAGAGCTCGTCGATGAGGGCCTTATCAGGTACATCGGCGTTAGCAACTTCGACCTTGAGCTCCTCAAGAGGAGCCAGGAAGCTATGAGAAAATACGAGATCGTGGTGAATCAGGTAAAATACTCTCTAAAAGACCGAAGATCAGAAGAGAGCGGCTTGTTGGAGTACATGAAGAGGGAGGGCATCACGTTGATGGCTTACACCCCACTGGAAAAGGGAACCCTGGCAAGAAACGAGTGTTTGGCAGAGATAGGGAAAAAATACAACAAAACCGCCGCTCAAGTTGCATTGAACTGGCTCATATGGAAGGAAAACGTTGTCGCAATTCCAAAAGCGACAAACAAGGAACACATTAGGGAGAACTTCGGTGCGATGGGATGGAGGCTGAGCAGAGAGGATTACGAAAAAGCCCTTGAATGCGTCCGGTAGTTTTATTAATATTTGTGTACCTTAAGTTAAGACATGAACATTTTCATCCCCCTTGTGCTGGGTGTCTTCGTGGGTTATCTGCTTAGGGATAGAATAAAGTTTAGCATGGACAAACCGATGAGTATTGCTTTGCTGTTTTTGATATTTTTCATGGGTGTTGAAGCGGGCAGAGTGGAAATAGACGCTTTCAAGCTTTTCATCTCTTCCCTCGTTTTTGCCTCTTTTACAATACTCGGAAGTCTTTTCATGGCGCTGCTGGGGGTGAGGAAGTGAGTTTTCTCTATCTGGTACTCTCATCCCTCCTCCTTGGCATGCTCGTTGGGAAGTACACGGGTTTAGAGTTCGGTAACCTCTACGAGCTCATGCTCTATCTCCTCATATTTATTATAGGCATCGACATTGGAAAGAGCAAGGGATTAAGAGAAGAGCTTAAACGACTTGGCAAAATGGCTCTTTTGCTTCCTTCTGCTACAGTTGTGGGCTCACTGATAGGGGGCCTTTTTGCTTCTCTCCTTTTGAAGGTTCCTCTTAAGTGGGGATTAGCAATTTCTGCGGGTTTTGGGTGGTATTCCTTAACGGGCCCTCTCTTGGCAACTTATTCTCCGATATATGGGGTAATTGGATTTCTGGCAAACTTAACGAGGGAAATTCTAACGATTATTTTCTACCCCCTTGCAATAAAGAAGATTCCAAAAGAGAAGGCGATAGTCATGGGGGGCGCAACGACCATGGATACAACCCTTCCACTGATGGCAAAGTTTGGGGGAACGGAGATAACGCTTCTTGCTTTTGTACATGGGTTTATTTTAACGGCAATAGCGCCTTTTTTGATTCCCCTAATACTTCAGCTTTTGTAGTGCTCCAATAGCTTCTCAAGCATCTTTTTATGCTGTTCTTTGTTGTTTTTGATGTCCTTTGCGATTCCCTTCAGCACTGGGTGCTTGGCTTTCTCCGAAAGCTTTTCGTAGTTCATTATGAGGGCTTCCTTGTTCTTTATGTATTCTCCTAACTTCTCCTTAATCTCTTCCATGAGCTCTCCCACAACGGGCTCCCCCGGGAATTCTCCGAAATACTCCTCTAAAATTTCATCTGTGGGGATTTTAGTGCCAATGGCGTCTACTTCCTTGGAAGAATTATCGTTGGCACCCCCGGGAAGAGGACGGCTGTTCCAAGTTCCGCTTCTTCCTCCGGGGTATACTCTCTCACAAGCTCTTTAACTTCCTGATAAGCCTTTTCCAGAGCTTCGGAGATGTGCTTGTGCAGTGTTTCGTCTATGGTCAGCTTTAGGAGAAAGTTTCTCAAGTCTGCGTATTCTGGATCTTTGAGCTTTTTAAGGAGTTTTTTGTAGCTCTCGAGCTCTTTTTCCTCCAGCCCTTTAATCTCATGAAGGAGCTCTTCCAGCATCATTGCCCCTCACCCCGATTTTTAGTAACATTTTGTATTTAAAAATTTTTCTGAG
The Thermococcus sp. 2319x1 DNA segment above includes these coding regions:
- a CDS encoding iron-sulfur cluster assembly protein, whose protein sequence is MKVYRRDREYPQEYKEVLEELSTVIDPISTMNILDAGLLAGLDVSDNTLKIWLAVESNAYYNMIGGAAIAHSKIIGDIMERFALVKFPRVYIYDMKNNLLAKFEKK
- a CDS encoding iron-sulfur cluster assembly protein; its protein translation is MGFLDFLKEKPRGNLRELPPEVKEVVEELRKVKDPETELNIVDEGLVYGLTVENEKVMVWLLLARTTPECHFCQAIAMNVQKRIIRDIIGVLREKGFRSVKVYNEIGLLLEEWRDKDEG
- a CDS encoding LysO family transporter, whose translation is MNIFIPLVLGVFVGYLLRDRIKFSMDKPMSIALLFLIFFMGVEAGRVEIDAFKLFISSLVFASFTILGSLFMALLGVRK
- a CDS encoding lysine exporter LysO family protein, producing MSFLYLVLSSLLLGMLVGKYTGLEFGNLYELMLYLLIFIIGIDIGKSKGLREELKRLGKMALLLPSATVVGSLIGGLFASLLLKVPLKWGLAISAGFGWYSLTGPLLATYSPIYGVIGFLANLTREILTIIFYPLAIKKIPKEKAIVMGGATTMDTTLPLMAKFGGTEITLLAFVHGFILTAIAPFLIPLILQLL